The DNA segment CAAATCCTCCACAAGACCTTCCCCGGCCGGCTTTTTACTTAACCGGGCCGCCCACTACGCTACCTCCGCTGCTGCCTCGTCGAGTGCTTCCGCTCCTTCCACTAAGCCGGCCGGCGGAACTGGTGGGAAGATAACTGATGATTTTACTGGACGAGGTGCTATTGGGCAAGTTTGTCAGGTGATCGGTGCCGTCGTTGATGTTAGATTCGAGGATGGATTGCCTCCGATCTTGACGGCGTTGGAGGTGCTCGATAATCAGATCCGGCTCGTGCTTGAGGTGGCTCAGCATCTCGGGGAGAATGTTGTTAGGTGTATTGCTATGGATGGTACTGAAGGTCTTGTTCGTGGCCAGGCCGTGCTCAACACGGGCTCTCCTATTACTGTGAGTGATGGATTTATTGAGAAAAAGACTTGATTTTTGAAGATGTTTTATGGGTTCGTTTTTGAAAATGGGGTTAGTTTGGAGGggtttttgggttattttattGTGAGATCTGGAAATCTTGGGTTGGGAATTGAATCCTCTTAGAAGGTTTGGGTGGATTTTGGGGTAGGATCTGTACATTTTGCTTTGGATAATGTGAGGATGTATGGTATGTGCGATGAAACGATTTGTTAAGTTACTGGAGATATGTGAAATGGTCTCAATTGGTGGCTGAACCTTAAACCCAAATCAATCAGTTGACGGTCCTTGAAAGCTGGAAAAAATTAGATTGTATTGGACGACGGTCGTATGATTGGTGAATAGAGTTGTTACCTTATGCTTGTCGTGGATAGTAGTAGATATAATATGGATAATGGAAGATGAAAGGTCATATTTGAAAAGTCCTTAAAATTGTTTTGACGTGTGAGAGGGGTTTTGTGGGAAAGGAAAGGAATTTTGGGGCATTGCAAATCTTGTTTTGTTGTTTGGGACCTTTTCCAAGTATTTGCTGCTGGTTAGTTATAAAGTCAGAATCTTGAGCTATTGAACTAACTAATTCTTATTCATAACGGAAATAGGTGCAATGTTTTGTTCATTTTAATGGGTTTTATGTCTGCAGTTTCTTCTGGGGTATATCCTTACTATAGTTCTTCGAGTTGTGATGTGCTTTAAGTGGTGATCATACCATTTTGATTCACAAGTTCCTTCTACTGGTAGGTGCCTGTTGGTAGAGCTACTCTTGGACGAATCATAAATGTTATCGGAGAACCTATTGATGAGAGAGGCGAAATCAGTAAGTAAACTTTTTGCCATTGCATGATGTGAACTGCAGCTTGTTTCCTAGAAGGGGTTGTGTCTTACAAATCAACTAATACTTGTGCAGAAACTGAACACTATTTGCCAATCCATCGCGAGGCTCCAGACTTTGTTGAGCAGTCTACTGAACAAGAAATTCTTGTTACTGGAATTAAGGTAATGCCACAATGACAATTTTTCATACCTAAGCCTATCCTATATCCTTAGAAaatgtaatttcatttgctcTATTTGATTAACTGTCAAGGCTGTGTAAGTTTGAGAGGTATAATGAGTTTACCCTCTTTTAAATATTCTTTCAGGTGGTTGATCTGCTTGCACCATACCAAAGGGGAGGCAAGATTGGATTGTTTGGTGGTGCTGGAGTTGGAAAAACTGTGCTTATCATGGAACTGATCAACAATGTTGCAAAAGCCCATGGTTGGTTGTTTTAGGAGATATGCTGGCTTCAGTGGTtaattttctagttttcttaGTTTAACATTTGCATTGTGCTCTTTTTCCTTGTCCAGGTGGTTTTTCTGTCTTTGCTGGTGTAGGAGAAAGAACTCGAGAAGGTAATGATCTATATAGGGAAATGATGGAGAGTGGTGTTATTAAGCTTGGTGATAAGCAGGTAAATACATTAGTATTATTTGTAGACTAGTATTTTTTAATCAGGTTATCAACCCTGTTTATCAATGTGTCGATGTTTTGATGAATGTCTAGGCTGAAAGCAAATGTGCGCTTGTCTATGGTCAAATGAATGAGCCCCCGGGTGCTCGTGCTCGTGTTGGATTGACAGGTTTGACAGTGGCTGAGCACTTCAGAGATGCTGAAGGGCAGGATGTGCTTCTCTTCATTGATAATATTTTCCGTTTTACCCAGGTGGGTGCACCTCTGTAATGGAATTTTCATGCTAGTTTTTGCTGCTTGGCCCTTATTAACTAAGTCTATATTCTGCCTTTAAGAGAAATACATGATCATGCTTGTAATTCATGTCATTTTCCTGTACTTCTCCTGAATACTTTCAACTTAACTTTGTATATCTTCAGGCCAACTCTGAAGTGTCTGCTTTGTTGGGTCGTATCCCTTCTGCTGTCGGTTATCAACCAACCTTGGCTACAGATCTTGGAGGCCTTCAAGAGCGTATCACAACCACAAGAAAAGGCTCCATTACTTCTGTCCAAGCTATTTATGTGCCTGCTGATGACTTGACAGATCCTGCGCCTGCTACTACATTTGCTCACTTAGATGCCACAACTGTCTTGTCTCGACAGGTAATTGGATTTTTTAAGTCTTAAAAGTTTTCAGACCACATGGAAATTtacatttattgatgatttaatGTTTGGTCCAGATCTCTGAGCTTGGTATCTATCCTGCTGTTGACCCACTTGATTCCACATCACGTATGCTCTCTCCACACATTTTGGGAGAGGATCACTACAACACTGCTCGTGGAGTACAGAGGGTCCTTCAGAACTACAAGAATTTGCAAGATATCATTGCCATTCTTGGAATGGATGAGCTCAGTGAAGATGACAAATTGACAGTTGCCCGTGCACGTAAAATTATGCGGTTCTTGAGTCAGCCTTTCCATGTTGCTGAAGTTTTCACGGGTGCCCCTGGAAAATATGTTGAGTTGAAGGAGAGCATTGTCAGTTTCCAGGTAAATATCGTTTCATTTTATGCCATGTATGGTCTGCACTACATTTGCCACTGTCCCTTTCCACCTGAATGTTTCGGTTTTTTGAACTTATAGATATGCCATGTGGTGTCCTGGGAATCTCAGGTTGGATTAACAGAAACTGGGAGTAGATTTTTACTTcagtttctttatttgatttagCATATTCTTCTGATTGCAATGCTATGTCTTAACTCCTATATAAACTTTTGATGGTACAATGACCCATGTTTTTAACTGACAATGTCAAAGCATGAATTTCTTTGGTGCTAATTGTGAAAGCTTTTCTTCTGCATCCTAGTTTTCGTGAACTATGTGAAATTTAGAAACATTGGGTTTCTGCTTCAGCTATCCAACTGCAGATGTAATTTGATTGGTCTAAGAACAATCATTTGCATCATTTTACCTACCATTATGGCCCCTCtggctattttgacttttcctaTTTATTCAGAGAATTCAAATGATATGCTGATGTATTTCTGCTTGTTGATTTCTACAGGGCGTTTTGGATGGAAACTACGATGATCTTCCAGAACAGTCATTCTacatgg comes from the Coffea arabica cultivar ET-39 unplaced genomic scaffold, Coffea Arabica ET-39 HiFi ptg000029l, whole genome shotgun sequence genome and includes:
- the LOC140032737 gene encoding ATP synthase subunit beta, mitochondrial codes for the protein MASRRLIASLLRSSTSSLRRTSSSFTSAAKSSTRPSPAGFLLNRAAHYATSAAASSSASAPSTKPAGGTGGKITDDFTGRGAIGQVCQVIGAVVDVRFEDGLPPILTALEVLDNQIRLVLEVAQHLGENVVRCIAMDGTEGLVRGQAVLNTGSPITVPVGRATLGRIINVIGEPIDERGEIKTEHYLPIHREAPDFVEQSTEQEILVTGIKVVDLLAPYQRGGKIGLFGGAGVGKTVLIMELINNVAKAHGGFSVFAGVGERTREGNDLYREMMESGVIKLGDKQAESKCALVYGQMNEPPGARARVGLTGLTVAEHFRDAEGQDVLLFIDNIFRFTQANSEVSALLGRIPSAVGYQPTLATDLGGLQERITTTRKGSITSVQAIYVPADDLTDPAPATTFAHLDATTVLSRQISELGIYPAVDPLDSTSRMLSPHILGEDHYNTARGVQRVLQNYKNLQDIIAILGMDELSEDDKLTVARARKIMRFLSQPFHVAEVFTGAPGKYVELKESIVSFQGVLDGNYDDLPEQSFYMVGGIEEVIAKAEKIAKESAA